The proteins below come from a single Aquarana catesbeiana isolate 2022-GZ linkage group LG12, ASM4218655v1, whole genome shotgun sequence genomic window:
- the LOC141113414 gene encoding E3 ubiquitin-protein ligase TRIM7-like, whose translation MASADLRHGLNCSICLNLCTDPVPTDLRTQLLPALLGPCSGNPGGVYNAEFICDACILSEEHANHHVKPVQEASKEMKELGRELLDRLASKIAENESMVQVLQETGKTTQEKLAFIKEKVSALFRDIKRQLDDLEKKVLSDITQKQGQISLSVTDLIQQLEIKKDELSRKMHEIEELCNRNDPLSVLHEWKTSKENFGKTENGSNMSAKQKTVDYLDEGLISVTLHTSLAEIITSAKKDFYVRQDPGFELDINTASNNICLSGDLKTASASEISQNRTKTLERFQYDQVLGSKSVLSGKHYWEVETGEGGNWRLGVSYPSITRKGYHSLIGHSNKSWGLCRYFNQYLAIHDRRVLAVPQKPSCNSLGVYLDYEAGQISFYELCDPVRPLYSFSVTFSEPLLLVLGVYTGWVRVKD comes from the exons ATGGCGTCCGCTGATCTGAGGCACGGGCTGAACTGCTCCATCTGTCTGAACCTTTGCACCGATCCCGTCCCCACTGACCTGCGGACACAGCTTCTGCCGGCTCTGCTTGGACCGTGTTCTGGAAACCCAGGAGGAGTCTACA ATGCCGAGTTTATCTGCGATGCCTGTATTCTGTCTGAGGAACACGCCAACCACCACGTGAAGCCAGTCCAGGAGGCCTCCAAGGAGATGAAAGAATTAGGACGGGAGCTTCTGGACCGACTGGCCTCCAAGATAGCAGAGAACGAGAGCATGGTCCAGGTTCTCCAAGAGACTGGTAAAACAACCCAAGAAAAGTTGGCTTTTATAAAAGAGAAGGTCAGTGCCCTGTTTAGAGACATCAAGAGACAACTGGACGACCTGGAGAAGAAAGTCCTGAGCGACATCACCCAGAAGCAAGGGCAGATTTCTCTCTCGGTCACAGATCTCATCCAGCAGTTGGAAATAAAAAAGGACGAGCTGTCCAGAAAGATGCATGAGATCGAGGAGCTGTGCAACAGGAATGACCCCTTATCCGTTCTTCACGAGTGGAAGACCAGCAAAGAGAACTTCGGCAAGACCGAGAATGGATCCAACATGAGCGCTAAGCAAAAAACCGTTGACTACCTAGACGAGGGCCTGATCTCCGTGACTTTGCACACTAGTTTAGCGGAGATTATTACTAGCGCCAAGAAAGACTTCTACGTCCGGCAGGATCCAGGCTTTGAACTGGACATCAACACGGCTTCTAATAATATATGTCTATCTGGGGACTTGAAAACCGCGTCGGCCTCGGAGATAAGCCAGAATCGCACCAAGACGCTGGAGAGATTTCAATATGATCAGGTCTTGGGGAGCAAGAGCGTCCTCTCCGGCAAACATTACTGGGAGGTAGAGACTGGAGAAGGGGGCAACTGGAGACTTGGCGTGTCTTATCCCAGTATCACCAGGAAAGGCTACCACTCCCTGATCGGGCATAGCAACAAGTCCTGGGGCCTGTGTAGGTATTTTAATCAGTACTTAGCTATACATGACAGGAGGGTGTTAGCGGTGCCGCAGAAACCGTCCTGCAACAGCCTGGGGGTCTATCTGGACTACGAGGCCGGGCAGATATCCTTCTACGAGCTTTGTGACCCTGTCAGGCCTCTATACAGTTTTTCTGTTACCTTTTCCGAACCTCTTCTTTTGGTGCTTGGTGTATATACGGGCTGGGTGAGAGTCAAGGATTAG